A genomic region of Falco rusticolus isolate bFalRus1 chromosome 20, bFalRus1.pri, whole genome shotgun sequence contains the following coding sequences:
- the ENTPD4 gene encoding ectonucleoside triphosphate diphosphohydrolase 4 isoform X7: MRDKNRKPVVMKIKPGISEFASSPEKVSDYISPLLSFAAQHVPRAKHKETPLYILCTAGMRILPESQQKAILEDLLTDIPVHFDFLFSDSHAEVISGKQEGVYAWIGINFVLGRFEHTDDEDEAIVEVHVPGSENKEAIFRKRTVGILDMGGVSTQIAYEVPKTVSFASSQQEEVAKNLLAEFNLGCDAHQTEHVYRVYVATFLGFGGNAARQRYEDSLFTSTVLKNRLLGKQTGMTSDSPYLDPCLPLDAQDEIQQNGQIMYLRGTGDFNLCREIIQPFMNKTNETQTSLNGVYQPAVHFQNSEFYGFSEFYYCTEDVLRMGGDYNAAKFTKAAKDYCATKWSVLRERFDRGLYASHADLHRLKYQCFKSAWMYEVFHSGFSFPVSYSNLKTALQVYDKEVQWTLGAILYRTRFLPLRDIQQENFRGSHSHWRSFSFVYNHYLFFVCFLIVLLSILLYLLRLRRIHRRMLRNSSSTSLWIEEGLPPQKIAGP, from the exons ATGAGGGACAAAAACAGAAAGCCAGTGGttatgaaaattaaaccag GCATTTCGGAGTTTGCCAGCTCTCCTGAAAAGGTCAGTGATTATATTTCTCCACTTCTGAGCTTCGCTGCCCAACATGTGCCACGTGCAAAACACAAAGAGACTCCTCTTTATATTCTGTGTACCGCGGGAATGAGGATTCTGCCGGAAAG CCAGCAGAAGGCAATACTTGAAGATCTGCTCACTGATATTCCtgtgcattttgattttctgttttcgGACTCACATGCAGAGGTTATTTCAGGGAAACAGGAAG GAGTATATGCATGGATTGGCATCAACTTTGTTCTTGGAAGATTTGAACATACAGATGATG AGGATGAAGCGATTGTGGAGGTGCATGTCCCGGGCAGCGAAAACAAAGAGGCCATCTTTCGTAAGAGGACAGTGGGTATTCTTGACATGGGCGGAGTGTCGACTCAGATAGCGTACGAAGTCCCTAAAACTGTAAGCTTTGCCTCTTCGCAGCAG GAAGAAGTAGCCAAAAACTTACTTGCAGAATTCAATTTAGGCTGCGATGCTCATCAAACCGAGCATGTGTACAGAGTCTACGTTGCAACGTTCCTTGGCTTTGGAGGAAACGCAGCACGCCAGAGATATGAAGACAGTCTATTTACCAGTACAGTGCTGAAAAACAG GCTGCTGGGCAAACAGACTGGAATGACTTCTGATTCACCCTACCTTGATCCTTGCCTGCCCCTGGATGCTCAGGATGAGATCCAGCAGAACGGACAGATAATGTATTTGCGGGGAACAGGAGACTTCAATTTGTGTCGTGAAATTATTCAACCGTTCATGAATAAGACTAATGAAACGCAGACATCTCTTAATGGTGTCTATCAGCCTGCTGTGCACTTTCAGAACAGTGAATTCTATGGTTTCTCAGAGTTCTACTACTGCACCGAGGACGTGTTACGCATGGGAGGAGATTACAATGCTGCTAAATTTACTAAAGCCGCAAAG gatTATTGTGCCACTAAGTGGTCTGTCCTACGGGAACGTTTTGACCGTGGTCTTTATGCATCACATGCTGATCTCCACAGATTGAA GTACCAGTGTTTTAAGTCTGCCTGGATGTATGAAGTATTTCACAGtggcttctcttttcctgtgaGTTACAGCAATttgaaaacagctctgcaggttTATGATAAAGAGGTGCAATGGACCTTGGGAGCCATACTTTACCGAACACGGTTTTTACCTTTAAG AGACATCCAGCAAGAAAACTTCCGTGGAAGTCACTCCCACTGGAGGAGCTTCTCCTTTGTTTACAATCACTAtttgttttttgtctgtttcctGATTGTGCTGCTCTCCATCCTGCTCTACCTGCTAAGGCTCAGACGGATCCACAGGCGAATGTTGCGTAACAGCTCGTCTACTTCCCTATGGATTGAGGAAGGCCTCCCACCACAGAAGATTGCAGGACCCTGA